The region AAAATCTTCGGGGTTCCCGGCCTCAAACACCAGACCGCAGGCGGTTTCTTCCACAATCCGTTTGAGGGGTGGCGAGCTGCTTACCAGAACCGGCTTCTTTAAATACATGTACTGAAACAATTTGTGCGGAACGGTGGTGTCCGTGTGCGCAATGGACAGGTGGGGAATGAAGCAAATGTCCGCTTCCTGAATGGCCCGGGCACTCTTTTCAAACGGTACCCAGCCGGT is a window of Calditrichota bacterium DNA encoding:
- a CDS encoding glycosyltransferase family 4 protein, with the translated sequence TGWVPFEKSARAIQEADICFIPHLSIAHTDTTVPHKLFQYMYLKKPVLVSSSPPLKRIVEETACGLVFEAGNPEDFAEKLLQMARSHRLQEWGEAGHRAVVETYNWEKESQKLVRIYRELLHG